The following proteins are encoded in a genomic region of Glycine soja cultivar W05 chromosome 17, ASM419377v2, whole genome shotgun sequence:
- the LOC114392356 gene encoding protein IRX15-LIKE-like → MKSTNTNTKLILLHPYIQKQGSSNRLWLLAFISILTLAFLVTLIYTRESTFITAATSSVIPSSNNAPVSGFGSAPLPATVINTLLHYASKSNDTFHMPHSDLKPISDVLRKCSSPCNFLIFGLTPETLLWKALNHNGRTVFIDENRYYAAYYEELHPNIDAYDVQYTTKRSEMKELIASAKEQVANECKPVQNLLFSDCKLGLNDLPNHVYEIDWDVILVDGPRGDWPDAPGRMSTIFTAGILARSKKGGNPKTHVFLHDFSGEVEKVCGSEFLCNENLLEANGNLGHYVLERMDENSVQYCNNHSSSSGAASST, encoded by the coding sequence ATGAAGAGCACAAACACCAACACAAAACTCATCCTCCTCCACCCTTATATCCAAAAACAAGGAAGCTCCAATCGCTTGTGGCTTCTAGCATTCATATCAATCCTCACCCTCGCTTTTCTCGTTACCCTAATTTATACAAGAGAATCCACCTTCATCACCGCTGCCACTTCTTCTGTGATTCCCTCTTCAAATAATGCTCCAGTTTCTGGTTTTGGAAGTGCTCCTTTGCCAGCAACAGTGATCAACACTCTCCTTCACTATGCCTCAAAATCCAACGACACGTTCCACATGCCACACTCAGACCTCAAACCCATCTCCGACGTGCTTCGGAAATGCTCCTCTCCATGCAACTTTCTCATCTTCGGCCTCACACCAGAAACCCTTCTCTGGAAAGCCCTCAACCACAATGGAAGAACGGTTTTCATCGACGAAAACCGCTACTACGCCGCGTATTACGAAGAACTGCACCCAAATATCGATGCTTATGATGTTCAATACACCACCAAAAGGAGCGAGATGAAGGAGCTCATAGCTTCAGCGAAAGAACAAGTGGCCAACGAGTGCAAGCCGGTGCAGAATCTTCTTTTCTCGGACTGCAAACTGGGCCTCAATGACCTCCCAAACCACGTGTACGAGATTGACTGGGACGTCATTTTGGTCGACGGGCCACGCGGAGATTGGCCCGATGCTCCTGGCAGAATGTCGACAATCTTTACCGCCGGCATTCTCGCCAGGAGCAAAAAGGGTGGGAACCCTAAGACTCATGTTTTCTTGCATGACTTCTCTGGGGAAGTGGAGAAGGTTTGTGGGAGTGAGTTTCTTTGCAATGAGAATTTGTTGGAGGCAAATGGGAATTTGGGGCACTATGTGTTGGAAAGGATGGATGAGAATAGTGTGCAGTATTGTAACAATCACTCGTCTTCATCAGGGGCTGCTTCATCAACATAA